A genomic stretch from Theobroma cacao cultivar B97-61/B2 chromosome 4, Criollo_cocoa_genome_V2, whole genome shotgun sequence includes:
- the LOC18601271 gene encoding probable glutathione S-transferase — protein sequence MSKEELVILDCWVSPFCMGVKIALAEKGLEYEAREEDLFGGKSDLLLNSNPIYMKVPVLLHQAKPLCESTIIVNYIDETWPSPPLLPPCSYGRAQARFWADFIDKKLFDAGCNIWRSKGEAPEEAKREVIEILKQLEEALREKAFFGGDTFEFVDIITVPVTSWFHAIEKFGNFKVEDECPKFSAWMKRCMQRETVAKVLPNPEKVYEFLIMFRKMQGIE from the exons ATGTCAAAGGAAGAGCTTGTTATTCTCGACTGCTGGGTTAGCCCATTTTGCATGGGCGTAAAGATAGCATTAGCCGAGAAAGGCCTAGAATATGAAGCTAGAGAGGAGGACTTGTTCGGGGGCAAGAGCGATTTGTTGCTCAACTCAAACCCCATCTACATGAAAGTTCCGGTGTTGCTGCACCAAGCCAAACCCTTATGTGAGTCAACTATCATTGTTAACTACATTGACGAGACCTGGCCTTCACCTCCGCTGCTCCCACCTTGTTCATATGGGCGAGCTCAGGCACGCTTTTGGGCTGATTTTATTGACAAAAAG CTATTTGATGCAGGCTGTAATATATGGAGAAGCAAGGGGGAGGCACCAGAGGAAGCTAAAAGGGAGGTCATAGAGATTTTGAAGCAGTTAGAGGAAGCCTTAAGGGAGAAAGCTTTCTTCGGTGGTGATACATTTGAATTTGTTGACATTATAACAGTCCCTGTAACAAGCTGGTTCCATGCCATTGAGAAGTTTGGGAACTTTAAGGTGGAGGATGAGTGCCCCAAATTCTCAGCTTGGATGAAGAGGTGCATGCAAAGAGAGACTGTTGCCAAAGTTCTTCCAAACCCCGAAAAGGTCTATGAATTTCTCATCATGTTTAGGAAGATGCAGGGCATCGAGTAA